The DNA sequence TGAGCAGGAGAAGCTGTTTTGCCATGGAGATTAAGCTCCGTTTGACGACGATGCGCGCATTTTGCCGTCAAATGCCTTTATTTGGCAAGAAAAACTTTCTTTTCACGGATTAACAGTGGCTCCTTCAGAGCCGGGACAGGTCGGCGCGCAGTTCATCGAACTTGAGGCGACCCAGATAGACCTTCTTGACTTTGCCGTCCTTGCCCACCAGAGCGGTGAAGGGAAGACCGCCCGCCTGATTGCCGAATTGCCGCAGCAAATCGGTGGCGCCGGTTCCGGCAGCGAAGAGAGGATAGCGGATTTGGTACTTTTGCGCAAACTTGGCGATATTTTCCTGACTATCGACGCCAATTCCCAGAATTTGTACCGGGGCGATTTCCTGCTGCAAGGCCGTGAGTTCCGGCATTTCCTCCACGCAAGGCCCGCACCAGGTGGCCCAGAAGTTGACTATCAGCGGCTTGCCCCGGTACTGCGCCAGCGCCTGGGGCTGGCCGCTGACATCAGGGAGGGATTGCGAGAGCAGTTGGTTCAGGGCCAGGGTTTGCGGTGAGTCGGCGGGGTGCAGGCGTTGGCTGGCATAGAGGCCAACGCCCACGCAAAGCACGGCAACCACGGCCAACAGGACAATATTTTTCAGCTTCTTCATCAGACTTGTTCCTCGGAGGAGGCGTCGATCAGGCTGGCCAGTGCCGTCGCGTCGCCGCGTTCAGCTCGCTTGCCGGGGGCGGCCCGCAGGCTGCCGCGCAGATCGTCTTCTTCATACAGGGTCAGGTGCGCCAGTTCCGGGTCGGCACCGCGTTGCGGCAATAGGAAACTGAGGGTCTCGACCGGGTGGCCGGTGCGGAAGTGCGCGGTTTCCCCGACCTCAAAGTTCACATTCTTATTCAACAGGAAAATCTCCACGTCCTTGGCGCTGGGGGAAAAGAGCTGCAAGTGGATGTCGGAATGTTCACCTGCCGTGCCATTCCACACTGCCCCGGTAATGTAAGGATTGAATTGCTGCAGATCCTGCATCAGTTGCAGCGCCACTTGGCGCAGGTGCAACAGGCGGGCCGGTTGTGTGTCGGCGAAGAAGAGTTCGTTATAGATGCGCACTTCGTCTTCTATCTGCTCATTATCAGGCATGATCTCGCCACGAACCTTCTGGTTGCCCAGGATCTGCTTGGCCGCCTTGCGCTTGGCGCTGCCATAGTCGGCGCCATCTTCGGCGATCATGCGTGCGGCGGCCGCGGCGATTTCGGCGCGCAATTGTTCGGTGGGGGAGGTGAATTCGAATTCAGACATGGGCGACATCATACCGTCTTGCGGCCTAGGGCTGTTTGGCCGGGCTCAGGCCCCTGTCTGCGCGTGACTATTCGCGCCGCGTTAGCGTCGTCTGCGGACTCTCGCCGAACAGTTTCTTGTAGTAGCGCACAAACAAGTAAAAGTGGGTAAATCCCCAGCTCAGGGCGATGTGCTGGACGTCTGCCGGCACCGATGGGTCCAGCAGGTCTTCCCTGACCCGTCCCAGGCGCTGCGTGCGCAGGAACTCCATGGGCGTCATCCCCTTGTATTTGCGGAAGCCCAACTGCAGGGAGCGCACGCTGATGGCGGAATGCTCGGCAATGTCATTGAGGCTGATGGGGGTCGCCAGGCTGGCCCGGATGAATTCGACGGCCCGCTTGATCTGGCGCGGCGCGGGCGCAGGTGGATGGCTTGCCAGGGCGTGCGAGTAATTGTGCGGCAGGTTCTGCAAGACCATGTAGGCCGCCGCCTGCTGCAGATTGACCAGCGCCAGCGGGGCCTTGATCAAGGGGGCCTTGCCCGAAAGGCCTTGCGCAATGATATCGATGATCGATTTGAGCGGCGCCAGTACATGGGGATCATGGATCAGCGGGCAGTGAAAGCGGATGGGCTTGTGTACCGGGGCGTCGAGCAGGTGAGACAGCTTGCGGGTCAGGCATTGAACAGGGAAGAACAGCCCTTCGTCCGAGGAGGCACTGGAGCCAGCGAGTTGCCTGACCTGTTCCAGATTCTGGATGATGGCGCTCCCGCTGCTGCAATGAAGGGCCTCCTTGGTAGAGGTCCAGGACGTTTCCCCACTGCGTTGGATATGCAGGCTGTAGCCGCTGGCCTCGGGGGCATGTCTGACCTGCCAGCCTGTCTTGCTGATCGAGCGGTAGGCGGCACCGACGGGAACCGGGAAATACTCACCCTCGTAGCTGGGCCTGGCCTGCTCGGTCGTCGGTGCTTCGACCCGGACGCCGGTTTCGCGGAAGAACTCATCGAAGGCGTTGGGTGTGGTCAGCTTGATTTCTGTGCTTGCCTGCCCGCTTGTGGCGGAGCCTTGTCTCTTCAAGTGAATGTCGATGAGAAAAGCGAGCAGTGGCATCGTCCGTCAATATGAATTCATTCCAGCCAAGAGAATCTCGCGATGGGGAAGGAAATGTTTAATAAAAGTTTAAGTTTTCCGTGTGATTCTCCCCCATGCCTCTGGTGAATATTGGAAGGAAGCGAAGCCGCCCCAAAAAAAGCGCAGGAATTTATTGATAAATTGGCACTACCTTGGCGATCACGTTAACGTCCAAAGGACTGCGTGATGAACTGCGACCTTTTCATGAAACCGGTTCTTCATGCCCGCCTCAACAACATCGGCAAGGGGAGCTCATGAACTGGTTTTATCACCGCAAGATCGGAACCAAACTACTGCTGGCCTTTGCCAGCATCCTGATCCTGACAGCCTTTCTGGGGGGCTTTGCTATCTTGCAATTAGGCAAGGTCAACGATGCCGCCGGTGAGCTGGCGACCAATTGGCTGCCCAGCATTCGTTCGCTCAACGACATGAAAGTCGCGCTGTCCCGGGTGAGAGCCAACGAGGCCCAGATGGCGCTCTATGAGAATGACTCCACGGAGCGGACGACCATCACCACCGTCATGAACAAGAACCTCGACAGCCTCACGGCGGCCCGCAAGCAATACGAGAGCCAGATCTCGGAGCCGGGAGAAAAAGCCCTCTACCCGAGCGTCAAGGAGCGCATCGAAAAATTCATCTCCTTGCACGACCAGACCCTGGCGCTCCTGAGCGCGGGCCAGGCGGACCAAGCCAAGCAGCTCCTGTTGGGCCCCGCCTTCCAGAATTACCTGGCGCTATTGGGTGAGCTGGACAAGCTGGCCCAGGTCAACCTGGATGGCAGTGTCCAATCCGTTCATATAGCGGAAGCCACATATGATCAATCCCGCTTTGGGATCATCGCCCTGCTGGTGGGCAGCCTGTTGGTCGGCACGCTGCTGGCGGTGTTCATCGCGCGCATCATTTCCGCGCCGCTGCGTACTGCGGGTGCCTTTGCCAACCAGGTCGCCGCTGGTGACCTGACGGCCGAGATCAGCGCCAGCTCCCGGGATGAGACCGGGCAACTGAGCACGGCACTGGCCGCGATGAACGAGAGCCTGCGGCGTATCGTCAGCCAGGTCCGTAGCGGCACCGAAACCATTGCCACGGCCTCCAACCAGATCTCGACGGGCAACCTGGACCTGTCCTCGCGCACCGAAGAGCAGGCCAGCTCGCTGGAAGAAACCGCCTCGGCCATGGAACAACTGACCTCCACGGTCCGGCAGAATGCCGAAAATGCGCGACAGGCCAACCAACTGGCATTGACCGCCTCCTCCATTGCCCAAGAAGGCGGCAAGGTCGTGCATCAGGTCATCGAGACCATGGGCAACATTGATGCCTCTTCCAAGAAGATCGTGGACATCATCAGCGTCATTGACGGCATTGCCTTCCAGACCAATATCCTGGCCTTGAACGCAGCGGTGGAAGCGGCCCGGGCCGGCGAGCAGGGCCGCGGCTTTGCGGTGGTGGCCACCGAGGTGCGTTCACTGGCGCAGCGTTCGGCCACGGCCGCCAAGGAAATCAAGAGCCTGATCGATAGTTCGGTGCAGCAG is a window from the Herbaspirillum rubrisubalbicans genome containing:
- a CDS encoding TlpA family protein disulfide reductase, whose amino-acid sequence is MKKLKNIVLLAVVAVLCVGVGLYASQRLHPADSPQTLALNQLLSQSLPDVSGQPQALAQYRGKPLIVNFWATWCGPCVEEMPELTALQQEIAPVQILGIGVDSQENIAKFAQKYQIRYPLFAAGTGATDLLRQFGNQAGGLPFTALVGKDGKVKKVYLGRLKFDELRADLSRL
- a CDS encoding helix-turn-helix transcriptional regulator, whose amino-acid sequence is MKRQGSATSGQASTEIKLTTPNAFDEFFRETGVRVEAPTTEQARPSYEGEYFPVPVGAAYRSISKTGWQVRHAPEASGYSLHIQRSGETSWTSTKEALHCSSGSAIIQNLEQVRQLAGSSASSDEGLFFPVQCLTRKLSHLLDAPVHKPIRFHCPLIHDPHVLAPLKSIIDIIAQGLSGKAPLIKAPLALVNLQQAAAYMVLQNLPHNYSHALASHPPAPAPRQIKRAVEFIRASLATPISLNDIAEHSAISVRSLQLGFRKYKGMTPMEFLRTQRLGRVREDLLDPSVPADVQHIALSWGFTHFYLFVRYYKKLFGESPQTTLTRRE
- a CDS encoding methyl-accepting chemotaxis protein, yielding MNWFYHRKIGTKLLLAFASILILTAFLGGFAILQLGKVNDAAGELATNWLPSIRSLNDMKVALSRVRANEAQMALYENDSTERTTITTVMNKNLDSLTAARKQYESQISEPGEKALYPSVKERIEKFISLHDQTLALLSAGQADQAKQLLLGPAFQNYLALLGELDKLAQVNLDGSVQSVHIAEATYDQSRFGIIALLVGSLLVGTLLAVFIARIISAPLRTAGAFANQVAAGDLTAEISASSRDETGQLSTALAAMNESLRRIVSQVRSGTETIATASNQISTGNLDLSSRTEEQASSLEETASAMEQLTSTVRQNAENARQANQLALTASSIAQEGGKVVHQVIETMGNIDASSKKIVDIISVIDGIAFQTNILALNAAVEAARAGEQGRGFAVVATEVRSLAQRSATAAKEIKSLIDSSVQQVGVGSTLVQQAGATMADVVASVQRVTDVMTEISAASNEQTQGIEQVNLAITQMDEVTQQNAALVEEAASASQSLSHQTRQLSELVGVFRLPGRAVQATGAALAEVAPPAPGAIAGPANSDELWKTF